In Methylomonas sp. MK1, the following are encoded in one genomic region:
- a CDS encoding DUF3526 domain-containing protein: MIKTIIRKEFLATLRDGRLLTLGVALLLLFLGFFLASAYELQLLRAEKLSVGSTAKEQWNTQSVKNPHSAAHYGIYVFKQDTPVAALDPGLRPYIGQSLWLEPHKRNLTRFSPAADQVLAGRFGQATTSFVLTALLPLLIVALTFNSVSQERESGTLRMLHSLGVNAGQLLFGKLLGLLSAFALVLAPALLVAAVILLGHFAFTLDDVLRLLVLMLLLNLYYAVFAAVAIAASASFNTSRTTLFCLLGFWLASVFIAPRLGAVTAEMLAPNPSASEFWREIKDDIDHGLDHDGDHEQRAKAFEAQVLAQYGVSRKEDLPVGFVSLSRQYNDAYSVKVHALHFDALRDNFIKQQHLSHLASWLGPSLALRSLSMTLAGTDLTHQRHFEDAAEQYRHYFINLTEDWDRERSRGTERKATGAETDWRSVADFSYQAPDIGFALQAAQLDLWVLLLWLGLSVGLLSLSARRLVP, from the coding sequence ATGATCAAGACCATCATCCGCAAAGAATTTCTCGCCACACTGCGCGACGGCCGCTTGCTGACTTTGGGCGTAGCGCTATTGCTATTGTTTCTTGGATTTTTCCTGGCGTCAGCCTACGAATTGCAGCTATTGCGCGCGGAAAAACTCAGCGTCGGCAGCACCGCCAAAGAACAGTGGAATACTCAGAGTGTGAAAAACCCGCACTCCGCCGCGCATTACGGCATCTACGTGTTTAAGCAAGACACGCCGGTGGCGGCCCTGGATCCGGGTTTGCGGCCTTATATCGGCCAGTCTTTATGGCTGGAGCCGCATAAGCGCAACCTAACCCGGTTCAGCCCGGCAGCGGACCAAGTGTTGGCCGGCCGCTTCGGTCAAGCCACTACCAGCTTTGTGTTGACCGCGCTATTGCCGCTATTGATTGTGGCATTGACTTTTAACTCGGTCAGCCAGGAACGCGAATCCGGCACGTTGCGGATGTTACACAGTTTGGGGGTGAACGCCGGCCAGTTGTTGTTCGGCAAATTGCTGGGCTTGCTGAGCGCGTTTGCCCTGGTCTTGGCACCGGCGCTGTTGGTAGCCGCCGTGATACTGCTGGGCCACTTCGCATTTACGCTGGACGACGTGCTGCGCCTGCTGGTTTTGATGCTGCTGTTGAATCTGTACTACGCTGTCTTCGCCGCAGTCGCCATCGCCGCTTCCGCGTCTTTCAACACCAGCCGCACGACTTTGTTTTGCCTGCTGGGCTTTTGGTTGGCCAGCGTGTTTATCGCCCCGCGCCTGGGCGCCGTAACTGCGGAAATGCTGGCGCCCAATCCCAGCGCCAGCGAATTCTGGCGTGAGATCAAGGATGACATCGACCACGGTCTGGACCACGACGGCGACCATGAGCAACGCGCCAAAGCCTTCGAAGCACAAGTGTTGGCGCAGTACGGGGTTTCCCGCAAGGAAGATTTGCCGGTCGGTTTCGTATCCTTAAGTCGTCAGTATAACGACGCCTATTCCGTTAAGGTGCACGCGCTGCATTTCGACGCCTTGCGCGACAATTTTATTAAACAACAACACTTGAGCCATCTGGCTTCCTGGCTGGGCCCCAGCCTGGCGCTACGGTCTTTATCCATGACCTTGGCCGGTACGGATTTAACACATCAACGGCATTTCGAGGACGCCGCCGAACAATATCGGCACTATTTTATCAACCTGACCGAAGACTGGGACCGCGAACGCAGCCGCGGCACGGAGCGCAAGGCCACCGGTGCCGAGACCGATTGGCGTAGCGTCGCGGATTTTAGTTATCAAGCACCGGACATCGGTTTCGCCTTACAGGCCGCCCAGCTGGATCTATGGGTGTTATTGCTGTGGCTGGGCTTATCGGTGGGCTTATTAAGCCTTTCCGCACGGAGGCTGGTGCCATGA
- a CDS encoding DUF3526 domain-containing protein codes for MMPLIAIEWLRFKRNTLNLWVTGLFLLVMLGSAVWSGLAAREFRQHGTPAPQTVNAMSNQAEMHDAPKAADHTPKANAFSTSAAAPPLRLPALSGLALSLRQLDFLSTGIKISTRSRHTDGRNSDQLFNPMLHELGMLDFATVFALLTPLMVIALSYGLVQEDRESGVWRLVCTQMSAPWRLVCAALSVRYSVVVLVVFSSSLLALWLDPEFSADTLAYWLVFAGIYTLVWFGIAGLFLLLPFSSGAAAIGMLGVWLILTFAGPALLTWAAGQHAPMPSRLDSIIAIRQFQEQNNQQRQALLAQWYSDHPDLTMPQTGKELPREIAGLPAGLVLDQQIRPVMYRFDSARQAQFEFLEAWSWLSPALAAVQMADRLAGIDAPRYAEYIQAVNHFEDQWRDYFVPKIMSDSAWSDEHSHDQPRFAFAHPVNPAACQNLIAGQAALAFVLLAVLFGSRRRFAKA; via the coding sequence ATGATGCCATTAATCGCCATCGAATGGCTGCGTTTTAAACGCAACACCTTAAACCTGTGGGTGACAGGTTTATTTCTGCTAGTGATGCTGGGTAGCGCAGTCTGGTCGGGTTTGGCTGCGCGTGAATTCCGTCAACACGGCACGCCAGCGCCGCAGACCGTCAACGCCATGTCTAATCAAGCGGAGATGCATGACGCCCCGAAAGCGGCGGATCACACGCCCAAAGCCAATGCCTTCTCCACCAGCGCCGCCGCGCCGCCTTTGCGGCTGCCGGCCCTGAGCGGTTTGGCCTTGAGCTTACGGCAACTGGATTTTTTAAGTACCGGCATCAAAATCTCCACTCGCAGCCGCCACACCGACGGTCGTAACAGCGATCAGTTGTTCAACCCAATGCTGCATGAGTTGGGTATGCTGGATTTTGCCACCGTGTTCGCGCTACTGACGCCGCTGATGGTGATTGCCTTGAGCTACGGCCTGGTGCAGGAAGACCGAGAGAGTGGGGTCTGGCGACTGGTCTGCACGCAAATGTCGGCCCCCTGGCGCTTGGTGTGTGCAGCGCTGAGCGTGCGGTACAGCGTGGTGGTACTGGTGGTTTTCAGCAGTTCGCTGTTGGCGCTATGGCTCGATCCCGAATTTAGCGCGGATACCCTGGCTTATTGGCTGGTGTTCGCAGGCATATACACACTGGTGTGGTTTGGCATCGCCGGCCTGTTTCTGCTGCTGCCCTTCTCCTCAGGGGCGGCGGCCATCGGCATGCTTGGCGTCTGGTTGATACTGACCTTTGCCGGCCCGGCCTTGCTGACCTGGGCAGCCGGCCAACATGCACCGATGCCTTCCCGGCTGGATAGCATCATCGCCATCCGCCAGTTCCAGGAGCAAAACAATCAACAACGCCAAGCGCTGCTGGCGCAGTGGTATAGCGATCATCCCGACCTGACGATGCCGCAAACGGGCAAAGAGTTGCCGCGCGAAATCGCCGGTTTGCCTGCCGGCTTGGTTCTGGACCAACAGATCAGACCGGTGATGTACCGCTTCGACAGCGCCCGCCAAGCGCAATTCGAGTTTTTGGAAGCGTGGTCTTGGCTGTCGCCGGCGCTGGCAGCTGTGCAAATGGCGGATAGGCTGGCCGGCATCGATGCACCGCGCTATGCCGAGTATATTCAGGCGGTCAATCACTTTGAAGATCAATGGCGCGACTATTTCGTACCGAAGATCATGAGCGATAGCGCTTGGAGCGATGAGCACAGTCACGATCAACCACGCTTTGCATTTGCGCATCCGGTAAATCCGGCGGCTTGTCAAAACTTGATTGCCGGACAAGCGGCTTTGGCGTTTGTGTTGTTGGCGGTACTCTTTGGCTCACGCCGGCGCTTTGCCAAAGCCTGA